In Eretmochelys imbricata isolate rEreImb1 chromosome 4, rEreImb1.hap1, whole genome shotgun sequence, a single window of DNA contains:
- the FGB gene encoding fibrinogen beta chain codes for MQTAEMKSGFMVKMNIFRTFLEIHKQHLGEKRSTKDSVLARESDHRFKANGVRVDARGHRPVDRRRESAPTLRPAPPPISKGGYQARPTKPPTRAQKKEKTVYPDAGGCRHASDELGVLCPTGCELQTAMVKQEKSVKSDIWDLKNKVDKQSETSSTFYEYMNTLEDKLARRQKQIKDNENVVSEYNTEIEQHYTYIRENIDNNIPSSLRVLRSIVDTLQKKIQKLENAIASQMDNCRSSCIVSCTIPVVSGKECEDIIRKGGDSSEMYLIQPDAFFRPYKVYCDMTTAKGGWTVIQNRQDGSVGFGRTWDAYKKGFGNIAKSGGKKYCDTPGEYWLGNDKISQLTKMGPTEVLIEMEDWNGEKVSALYGGFTIQNEANKYQISVSNYRGTAGNALMDGASQLYGENRTMTVHNGMFFSTFDRDNDGWVHADPRKQCSKEDGGGWWYNRCHSANPNGRYYWGGQYTWDMAKHGTDDGVVWMNWKGSWYSLKKMSMKIRPFFPQ; via the exons ATGCAAACAGCAGAAATGAAGTCAGGTTTTATGGTTAAAATGAATATATTCAGAACATTTCTTGAGATACACAAACAACATCTTGGAGAAAAAAGATCTACTAAGGATTCTGTTTTAGCGAGG GAAAGTGACCACCGTTTCAAG GCTAATGGCGTAAGAGTGGATGCTCGAGGTCACAGACCAGTAGATAGAAGACGGGAGTCAGCTCCAACTCTCAGACCAGCTCCTCCTCCCATTAGTAAAGGTGGATATCAGGCTCGTCCAACAAAACCACCCACTCGGgcccagaagaaagaaaaaaccgTTTATCCTGATGCTGGAGGCTGCAGGCATGCATCAGATGAGCTA GGAGTGTTGTGTCCAACCGGGTGTGAGCTGCAAACTGCAATGGTAAAACAGGAAAAAAGTGTGAAATCCGACATTTGGGACCTAAAGAACAAAGTAGATAAACAGTCTGAAACCTCTTCAACATTCTATGAGTATATGAATACACTAGAAGATAAATTGGCAAGAAGACAGAAACAAATAAAAG ACAATGAAAATGTAGTTTCTGAGTACAACACAGAGATAGAGCAGCACTATACGTACATCAGAGAGAACATAGACAACAACATCCCATCTAGCCTCCGAGTCCTCCGTTCCATTGTGGATACCTTAcagaaaaagatacaaaaactgGAAAATGCTATAGCATCCCAAATGGACAACTGCCGCTCTTCGTGCATTGTTTCCTGTACTATCCCAGTGGTGTCAGGCAAAG AATGTGAAGACATTATCAGAAAAGGAGGTGATTCATCTGAAATGTACCTCATTCAGCCTGATGCTTTCTTCAGACCATACAAGGTTTACTGTGATATGACCACAGCAAAAGGAG GTTGGACTGTGATTCAGAACCGCCAGGATGGCAGCGTTGGCTTTGGGAGAACATGGGATGCATATAAAAAAGGATTTGGAAATATTGCAAAAAGTGGAGGGAAAAAATACTGTGATACTCCAG GTGAATATTGGCTTGGAAATGACAAAATCAGCCAGCTTACCAAAATGGGACCAACTGAAGTTTTAATTGAAATGGAGGACTGGAATGGTGAAAAGGTTTCAGCTCTTTatggaggattcaccatacaaaATGAGGCAAACAAGTATCAGATATCAGTTAGTAACTATAGAGGCACGGCTGGCAATGCTCTTATGGATGGAGCTTCACAACTGTATGGCGAGAACAGAACAATGACAGTTCACAATGGCATGTTCTTCAGCACTTTTGACAGAGACAATGATGGATG GGTTCATGCAGATCCAAGAAAACAGTGTTCTAAAGAAGATGGTGGTGGTTGGTGGTACAATCGATGCCATTCAGCCAATCCCAATGGCAGATACTATTGGGGAGGGCAGTACACATGGGATATGGCAAAACACGGCACAGATGATGGAGTTGTATGGATGAACTGGAAAGGGTCATGGTATTCATTGAAGAAGATGAGTATGAAGATTAGACCATTCTTTCCACAATAA